In Cytophagales bacterium, a single genomic region encodes these proteins:
- a CDS encoding tetratricopeptide repeat protein, whose protein sequence is MNKSKPVFPVVFLGVTFIILPLVYFQSALDPVLTPRFFILAVLLTLSLLLLIYKKVNDQLVTHTPILQQKIFYAFLMFTAVSGFSLLKAINISEGIYELFKLFTLFIFFVIITLLIENGKDIITQIFKAINISTLIISAIGLYQFYLLFSTTKLFNVFESQHSITSTLAHKNLFALTLFLTIPFIIYGIFRFNKIWKRLCIINLVLVLIELLLLQTRSVWFAFFVSFLLSFMLSAIRLRKSIQVISENFKTIKSITFLVVIAIITVTFLIISKTNFWESYKIKIISTLHYNETRNEYSETIKERLLLWNKSLQMVRENPVLGVGSGNWKIIIPSYGTGNLRSSIGLTHYQRPHNDFLWVLAENGVAGLVCYILVYVLLIYYIIKIILGEEESFVAFLMFFGITGFMIISFFSFPKERIFPMILFLTMSAIVTVKYNALFPKRKQLASKYNRFLMLLTIAITSFSTYIAATRIYGEYHTKKALEARSVNNWSLMIKEIDKAQSNFYTLDPMSTPILWYKGIAHFNLNNITEALNNFNLASFVHPYHIHVLNNIATCHELSGNHKQAIKYYQIALSISPVFEESILNLAAVYFNQGKVDDAYKVLRQWDTSRDNPKYITFLTTILSAKINKLLERIQHHEVKKIIIKISKTKEWLSDIEIKANKNKVSIEDQLIKDAVYSLEVIDKKITAEEASVLRKKYVSK, encoded by the coding sequence ATGAACAAATCAAAACCTGTTTTTCCCGTAGTCTTTTTAGGGGTAACATTCATAATACTGCCCTTAGTATATTTTCAATCAGCCCTTGACCCGGTTTTGACGCCAAGATTTTTTATCCTGGCAGTACTTCTTACGCTATCTTTATTATTATTAATTTATAAAAAAGTAAATGATCAATTAGTTACTCATACCCCCATTTTACAACAAAAAATATTTTATGCTTTTCTAATGTTTACGGCTGTTTCAGGATTTTCACTTTTAAAAGCAATTAATATTTCAGAAGGAATATATGAGCTATTTAAATTATTTACGCTTTTCATATTTTTTGTGATTATTACCTTGCTCATAGAAAATGGTAAAGATATTATAACCCAAATTTTTAAAGCCATAAATATTTCAACATTGATCATATCTGCAATTGGCCTCTATCAATTTTATTTACTTTTTTCTACTACCAAACTTTTTAATGTTTTTGAAAGTCAGCATTCCATCACTTCTACATTAGCCCATAAAAACCTGTTTGCCCTAACCCTTTTCTTAACAATTCCATTTATCATTTATGGAATATTTAGATTTAATAAAATATGGAAACGGCTTTGTATTATTAATTTAGTATTAGTTTTGATTGAACTTTTACTTCTCCAAACAAGATCAGTGTGGTTTGCATTTTTTGTTTCCTTTTTACTTTCATTCATGCTATCCGCTATCAGGTTAAGAAAATCAATACAGGTAATATCTGAAAATTTCAAAACTATTAAAAGCATTACCTTCTTAGTTGTGATTGCAATAATTACGGTCACATTCCTGATAATATCAAAAACCAACTTCTGGGAATCATACAAAATAAAAATTATTTCTACACTCCACTATAATGAAACCCGGAACGAATACTCCGAAACCATAAAGGAAAGACTACTTTTATGGAATAAATCTCTTCAAATGGTACGTGAAAACCCGGTATTGGGAGTGGGTTCAGGAAACTGGAAAATTATTATCCCTTCTTACGGAACCGGGAACCTAAGGTCATCGATAGGATTAACACATTATCAACGGCCGCATAATGATTTTTTATGGGTTCTCGCTGAAAACGGAGTTGCAGGATTGGTTTGCTATATTTTAGTATATGTTCTCCTCATTTACTATATAATCAAAATTATTTTAGGTGAAGAAGAAAGTTTTGTCGCTTTTTTGATGTTCTTTGGCATAACGGGTTTTATGATTATATCATTCTTTAGTTTTCCTAAAGAAAGAATTTTTCCCATGATCTTATTTTTAACTATGTCAGCAATAGTAACTGTTAAATATAATGCATTATTTCCCAAAAGAAAACAACTTGCTTCTAAATACAATCGTTTCTTAATGTTGCTTACTATAGCAATCACATCTTTTTCAACATATATTGCAGCTACCAGAATTTATGGAGAATATCATACCAAAAAAGCGCTTGAAGCACGATCAGTAAACAACTGGAGTTTAATGATCAAAGAAATTGATAAGGCTCAAAGTAATTTTTACACCCTTGATCCTATGAGTACTCCCATATTATGGTACAAGGGTATAGCTCATTTTAATCTGAATAACATCACCGAAGCGCTTAATAATTTTAATTTAGCTTCTTTTGTGCATCCCTATCACATTCATGTGCTAAACAATATAGCTACTTGTCATGAACTGTCAGGTAATCATAAACAAGCCATTAAATATTACCAGATAGCATTGAGTATATCACCGGTTTTTGAAGAGTCAATTTTGAACCTTGCTGCAGTTTATTTTAATCAAGGAAAAGTTGATGATGCCTATAAAGTACTCAGGCAATGGGATACCAGCAGAGACAATCCAAAATATATCACATTTTTAACTACGATATTAAGCGCAAAGATCAATAAGCTCCTTGAGCGTATTCAGCATCATGAGGTCAAAAAAATTATAATTAAAATTTCCAAAACCAAAGAATGGCTATCAGACATAGAAATTAAAGCAAATAAAAATAAAGTAAGCATTGAAGATCAATTGATTAAAGATGCTGTATATAGTTTGGAAGTTATTGATAAAAAGATTACCGCAGAGGAAGCATCTGTTTTGAGGAAGAAATATGTCTCAAAATAA
- a CDS encoding redoxin domain-containing protein: MKKQISNINTEYGWLNTDKSYSIKDLAGKIVLLDFWTLGCINCQHIIPDLKRLEDEYSKELVVIGVHSAKFTSEKKINNIRKAILKFGIEHPVVNDADFRVWKSYGVRAWPTVVLIAPDGKVIGQSAGEGFYEIIKENIDRLIKEYGDQINRNVIAFQLEKEERSILRFPSKMISPPLTPPKGGRTAHPLNQPDGKSGGKIPPLGRTMSSGHRASPVGGGAVIYISDSGHNRILKINKEGKILEIIGSGKKGFDDGGYVQATFYEPHGLALKDQTLYVADSKNNAIRRIDLQNKKVETIAGDGTLGNYPEHSGWNVNVKPNSPWDLLIEGNDMYIANAGNHQILRMDLSNNHVYRFAGSGREALTNGNLEECAFNQPSGLTKIGNILYVADAEASAIRAINLEANTVKTPFGKGLFEFGDKDGNVEEALLQHCVGVANKAGKIYIADTYNGKVKILDLEKGKISTFIAGLNEPNDITFINDEMWISDTNNHRVIKVNMETNEKSIVNIK; the protein is encoded by the coding sequence ATGAAAAAGCAAATTTCTAATATAAATACAGAATACGGCTGGCTCAACACAGACAAGTCATATTCCATTAAAGATTTAGCAGGCAAGATCGTTTTGCTCGATTTTTGGACCCTTGGATGTATCAATTGCCAGCATATAATCCCTGATCTTAAAAGATTGGAGGATGAATACAGTAAAGAGTTGGTAGTAATAGGCGTTCATTCGGCAAAATTTACTTCAGAGAAAAAAATAAATAATATCCGGAAGGCAATTTTAAAGTTCGGTATAGAACATCCTGTGGTAAACGATGCTGACTTTAGGGTATGGAAAAGCTATGGTGTAAGGGCATGGCCTACTGTAGTATTGATTGCACCGGATGGAAAAGTAATCGGACAGAGTGCAGGAGAAGGTTTTTATGAAATAATTAAAGAAAATATTGACAGGTTGATCAAAGAGTATGGCGATCAGATCAATAGAAACGTTATTGCTTTTCAATTAGAAAAAGAAGAAAGATCAATCCTGAGATTTCCTTCCAAAATGATCAGCCCCCCTCTAACTCCCCCCAAAGGGGGGAGAACTGCCCACCCCCTAAACCAACCTGATGGGAAAAGCGGTGGCAAAATCCCCCCTTTGGGGAGGACGATGTCCAGTGGACATCGGGCCAGCCCTGTGGGAGGGGGGGCTGTTATCTATATTTCAGATTCCGGGCACAATAGAATTTTAAAAATAAATAAAGAAGGCAAGATTTTAGAGATCATTGGGAGTGGAAAAAAAGGTTTTGATGATGGCGGTTATGTTCAGGCTACTTTTTATGAACCACATGGTTTGGCGTTAAAAGACCAAACCCTTTATGTGGCAGATTCAAAAAATAATGCCATCAGGAGGATAGACCTGCAAAATAAAAAGGTAGAAACTATTGCCGGAGATGGAACATTGGGAAATTATCCCGAGCACTCGGGATGGAATGTGAACGTAAAGCCCAACAGTCCCTGGGATCTGTTGATTGAAGGAAATGATATGTATATAGCCAATGCGGGTAATCATCAGATTCTCAGGATGGACTTGTCTAATAACCATGTTTATCGTTTTGCCGGAAGCGGCAGAGAAGCACTAACCAATGGCAACCTGGAAGAATGTGCATTCAACCAGCCAAGCGGTTTGACTAAAATAGGAAACATCCTTTATGTAGCAGATGCAGAAGCAAGCGCTATCCGGGCTATCAATTTAGAAGCCAACACAGTAAAAACACCATTTGGTAAAGGCCTTTTTGAGTTTGGGGATAAAGATGGTAATGTAGAAGAGGCATTGTTACAGCATTGTGTTGGTGTTGCCAACAAAGCGGGTAAAATATATATTGCCGATACCTATAATGGTAAAGTAAAAATTTTAGACCTTGAGAAAGGAAAAATATCAACATTTATAGCCGGCCTGAATGAACCGAATGACATAACATTCATTAACGATGAAATGTGGATCTCCGATACGAATAATCACAGAGTGATAAAAGTGAATATGGAAACAAATGAAAAATCGATTGTTAATATCAAATAA
- a CDS encoding helix-turn-helix transcriptional regulator yields the protein METFGDLIRKLREENGLPLRKVAANIDIDPSTLSKIERNVRHANKDIIEKFAALFSIDKKELLIAFLSDKVAYELINEDCSKDVLEVAEGKIKYIRNKNSKQGVLNF from the coding sequence ATGGAAACGTTTGGTGATCTGATCAGAAAATTAAGAGAAGAAAACGGCTTGCCGCTGCGAAAAGTTGCCGCAAATATCGATATTGATCCATCTACTTTAAGTAAAATTGAAAGAAATGTCAGGCATGCTAATAAAGATATTATAGAAAAATTTGCCGCTCTATTCTCAATAGATAAAAAAGAGTTGTTAATTGCTTTTCTGAGCGATAAAGTTGCATACGAGCTCATTAATGAAGATTGCAGCAAAGATGTTTTGGAGGTAGCTGAAGGAAAAATTAAATATATAAGAAACAAAAATTCAAAGCAGGGGGTGTTGAATTTCTAG
- the mutS gene encoding DNA mismatch repair protein MutS → MQDTTTTKQTPLMKQYNAIKAKYPGALLLFRMGDFYETFGEDAVKASKILDIVLTKRSNGAASKIELAGFPHHALDNYLPKLVRAGQRVAICDQLEDPKMAKGIVKRGVTELVTPGVSLNDNVLDVKQNNYLAAIYFGEKYSGISFLDISTGEFLTSQGDDTYIDKLLQSLKPAEVLYNKSQRKIFQQKYADKYHTWQLDEWVFQHDYGYEKLIDHFGTKSLKGFGIEKLEAGIISAGAILHYLSETEHHNIKHIASIARIEEERYVWLDKFSIRNLELLYSMVEGGVPLIDILDQTVTPMGARLMKKWIVLPLKEKAAIEERLKTVESFVKNKRLQEEVYLDLKQIGDIERLISKVAVNRVNPREMVHLKKALDHILPVKNILTKSKIPHLKKLAGRLNSCDFLRKKIGNELKEEAPLLTNQGNIFKDGVNKELDELRKLTYSGKETLVQIQERERKRTAIPSLKIAYTKVFGYYLEVSNTHKSKVPTDWIRKQTLVNAERYITEELKEYEEKILNAEEKFIEIEQRLFDELVVSAQDYVTQIQQVARTLAIIDCLLSFAKIAVKNNYIKPQIIEAPLNLSRVLGIDIKNGRHPVIEQQLPLGESYVPNDLYLDNDTQQILIITGPNMAGKSALLRQTALIVLMAQMGSFVPADSAKISIVDKVFTRVGASDNLSVGESTFMIEMIETASILNNLSDRSLILMDEIGRGTSTYDGISIAWSIVEFLHNHSKYRAKTLFATHYHELNQLTDDFSRIKNYSISVKEAGNKVIFLRKLVEGGSEHSFGIHVAQMAGIPTGIVLRANEIMHHLEKDKISEDTEGPSRQSRDEVTNPNLRKKTGEKLQGVPKENYQLRLFDAKDPRYDKIKELFGKLDVNAIAPIEALLKLNEIKLIIEDKNEHGA, encoded by the coding sequence ATGCAAGATACAACTACCACCAAACAAACCCCCTTAATGAAGCAATACAATGCCATCAAGGCAAAGTACCCTGGCGCCTTGCTGCTTTTCAGGATGGGGGATTTTTATGAGACTTTTGGTGAAGATGCCGTCAAAGCGAGCAAGATACTTGATATCGTTCTTACAAAAAGATCAAACGGGGCTGCATCCAAAATAGAACTGGCAGGATTTCCTCATCATGCTTTGGATAACTACCTGCCTAAACTTGTAAGGGCAGGACAGCGCGTTGCTATCTGCGATCAATTGGAAGACCCAAAGATGGCAAAAGGCATCGTAAAACGCGGGGTTACTGAGCTGGTTACCCCGGGCGTTTCACTCAATGATAATGTACTTGACGTCAAGCAAAACAATTACCTGGCAGCAATTTATTTCGGAGAAAAATATTCCGGCATTTCATTTTTAGATATTTCAACAGGTGAATTTTTAACATCACAGGGTGACGATACCTATATTGATAAGCTCCTGCAAAGCTTAAAGCCCGCAGAAGTTCTTTATAACAAATCTCAAAGGAAAATTTTCCAGCAGAAATATGCTGATAAATACCATACCTGGCAGTTGGATGAATGGGTCTTTCAACATGACTATGGATATGAAAAGCTTATAGATCATTTTGGCACCAAATCGCTGAAGGGATTTGGTATTGAGAAACTTGAAGCGGGGATCATATCTGCAGGAGCCATTTTGCATTACCTTTCTGAAACCGAACATCATAATATAAAGCATATTGCAAGCATTGCCAGGATTGAAGAAGAACGTTATGTCTGGCTCGACAAGTTTTCTATAAGAAATCTGGAGCTTCTTTATTCCATGGTCGAAGGAGGCGTACCGCTTATAGATATTTTAGACCAGACCGTAACCCCTATGGGCGCCAGGTTAATGAAAAAGTGGATCGTGCTGCCTTTAAAGGAAAAAGCTGCAATAGAGGAGCGCCTGAAAACCGTGGAATCCTTTGTTAAAAATAAGCGATTACAAGAAGAAGTATACCTTGATCTGAAGCAGATCGGAGATATTGAACGGTTGATCTCTAAAGTGGCCGTTAACAGGGTTAATCCCCGTGAAATGGTGCATCTGAAAAAAGCCTTGGACCACATCCTGCCCGTAAAAAATATTTTAACAAAAAGTAAAATCCCACATCTGAAAAAACTTGCCGGCCGGCTTAATTCCTGTGACTTTTTGCGTAAAAAGATCGGGAATGAATTAAAAGAGGAAGCCCCCCTTCTCACCAACCAGGGAAATATATTCAAGGATGGGGTTAATAAAGAGTTGGATGAGCTAAGGAAGTTAACTTATTCCGGAAAAGAAACCCTGGTCCAAATACAGGAAAGAGAGCGTAAACGTACAGCAATACCATCACTGAAAATAGCTTATACTAAAGTGTTTGGCTATTACCTGGAAGTAAGCAACACACATAAATCCAAAGTCCCTACGGATTGGATCAGAAAACAGACGCTGGTAAACGCTGAAAGATACATTACCGAAGAATTGAAGGAATATGAGGAGAAAATATTAAATGCCGAAGAAAAGTTCATAGAGATTGAGCAGCGTCTTTTTGATGAACTGGTGGTAAGTGCACAGGATTATGTAACGCAAATACAGCAAGTTGCCAGGACGCTTGCAATTATTGATTGCCTCCTATCCTTTGCAAAAATTGCGGTCAAAAACAATTATATCAAACCTCAAATAATAGAAGCCCCCCTAAATCTCTCCCGAGTACTCGGGATTGATATTAAAAACGGCAGGCATCCCGTAATAGAGCAGCAGCTCCCCCTTGGTGAAAGCTATGTACCCAATGATCTGTATCTCGACAATGATACGCAGCAAATTTTAATTATTACCGGGCCAAACATGGCAGGCAAATCCGCATTGCTGCGTCAAACAGCTTTGATCGTCTTGATGGCCCAGATGGGGTCGTTTGTCCCTGCCGATTCTGCCAAAATCAGCATCGTTGATAAAGTGTTTACCCGTGTAGGCGCTTCTGATAATCTTTCGGTGGGGGAATCAACCTTTATGATCGAGATGATTGAGACCGCAAGTATTCTTAATAACCTCAGTGACAGAAGCCTTATCTTAATGGATGAAATAGGCAGAGGCACCAGCACTTATGACGGTATTTCTATTGCCTGGTCTATTGTAGAATTTCTTCACAATCATTCCAAATACAGGGCAAAAACACTTTTTGCTACACACTATCATGAGCTAAATCAACTGACAGATGATTTTTCAAGGATAAAGAATTATAGTATTTCCGTAAAAGAAGCCGGCAATAAAGTGATCTTTTTAAGGAAATTGGTAGAAGGAGGCAGCGAACATAGCTTTGGAATACATGTAGCTCAAATGGCAGGAATACCAACAGGTATAGTCTTACGGGCCAATGAGATCATGCATCACCTTGAAAAAGATAAGATCAGCGAAGATACTGAAGGCCCGTCCCGACAAAGTCGGGACGAAGTTACGAACCCTAACCTCCGGAAGAAGACCGGAGAAAAGCTGCAAGGTGTTCCCAAAGAGAACTATCAGCTACGTTTGTTTGATGCCAAAGATCCCCGCTATGACAAGATAAAAGAACTTTTTGGGAAGCTTGATGTCAATGCTATTGCTCCGATTGAAGCGTTATTAAAATTAAATGAGATAAAGCTGATAATAGAAGATAAGAATGAGCATGGCGCATAG
- a CDS encoding polyprenyl synthetase family protein yields MTNSKIKNKKLRPDNLPAPEYSGAQAGGRISIKNIQAPIASELKMFEKHFRDSMKSKVLLLDKIMNYIVRRKGKQLRPMFVFLMAKACGEINDTTYRGAALIELLHTATLVHDDVVDDAYYRRGFFSLNALWKNKIAVLVGDYLLSRGLLLSVENKDFELLRIVSNAVRVMSEGELLQMEKARNLDISQQVYFEIIRQKTASLFASCCEVGACSVDAKKELIEKARLFGEKVGIAFQIKDDLFDYGTRQIGKPLGIDIKERKLTLPLIYALSNAKWLQKRKIINIVKNHNEVPRKVEEVINFVRNSGGIEYAAKVMKSYHSEAMEILNSFNDSVYKQSLEQLVTFTIERDI; encoded by the coding sequence ATGACTAATTCAAAAATAAAAAATAAAAAACTCCGTCCTGACAACCTGCCTGCCCCCGAGTACTCGGGGGCGCAGGCAGGAGGAAGGATCTCGATCAAAAATATCCAGGCCCCCATTGCTTCGGAGCTGAAAATGTTTGAAAAGCATTTTCGTGATTCTATGAAGAGTAAGGTGCTTTTACTGGATAAAATAATGAACTATATCGTTAGGCGCAAGGGCAAGCAACTGCGCCCGATGTTTGTCTTTCTGATGGCTAAAGCCTGTGGAGAAATAAATGATACTACTTATCGGGGCGCAGCTTTGATAGAATTATTACATACGGCAACATTAGTTCATGATGATGTAGTGGATGACGCCTATTACAGGAGAGGGTTTTTTTCACTCAATGCGCTGTGGAAAAATAAAATAGCAGTATTAGTTGGAGATTATTTGCTGTCAAGAGGTTTGTTACTTTCGGTAGAAAATAAAGATTTTGAATTGTTGAGAATTGTTTCTAATGCTGTCAGAGTGATGAGTGAAGGTGAATTGCTTCAAATGGAAAAGGCACGAAACCTGGATATATCACAACAGGTATATTTTGAAATTATCAGGCAAAAAACAGCTTCTTTGTTTGCTTCATGCTGCGAAGTGGGTGCATGTTCTGTGGATGCTAAAAAAGAGCTTATTGAAAAAGCCCGGCTATTCGGTGAAAAGGTCGGAATCGCATTTCAAATTAAAGACGACCTTTTTGATTATGGTACCCGACAAATAGGCAAGCCTCTGGGAATTGACATTAAGGAAAGAAAGCTGACATTGCCGCTTATTTATGCTTTAAGTAATGCCAAATGGCTGCAAAAAAGAAAGATCATTAATATCGTTAAAAATCACAATGAAGTACCCCGCAAAGTTGAAGAGGTGATAAACTTTGTACGTAATTCAGGAGGTATAGAATATGCTGCAAAAGTGATGAAAAGTTATCATTCAGAAGCGATGGAAATTTTAAATTCTTTTAATGATTCTGTTTACAAACAATCCCTTGAGCAGTTGGTTACTTTTACGATTGAAAGAGATATATAG
- a CDS encoding prolyl oligopeptidase family serine peptidase has protein sequence MIKLIDNIILNSKHGKRFGADARYIESQEKKPVIIFVHGFKGFKDWGHFNLMADYFAENGFVYIKLNLSHNGTSIENPIEFVDPEAFGTNNFSIELDDVGVLIDHLFEDDCAIPKIEMGINKIFLTGHSRGGGLVILKANEDPRVKAIATLASVSTLGSWPESTVKQWKKDGVYYVYNSRTGQNMPLYYQLAEDVQKNNKRLDVPAAANNLKQPMLIIHGSNDESVTVNAAYQLKKINHPAELFIIEDAGHTFGGCHPYNEKKLPEHSKMAVERISEFFKCQKIRT, from the coding sequence ATGATAAAACTAATTGACAATATCATCCTTAACTCCAAACACGGTAAAAGGTTCGGGGCAGATGCAAGATACATCGAATCCCAGGAAAAAAAGCCCGTAATTATCTTTGTCCATGGTTTTAAAGGTTTTAAAGACTGGGGGCACTTTAACCTGATGGCAGATTATTTCGCTGAAAATGGGTTTGTTTATATAAAACTCAATCTGTCGCACAACGGAACTTCCATAGAAAACCCAATAGAGTTTGTTGACCCGGAAGCTTTTGGAACCAACAATTTTAGCATTGAGCTTGACGATGTAGGCGTATTAATAGATCATTTATTTGAAGATGATTGTGCTATTCCTAAAATTGAAATGGGTATAAATAAAATCTTTCTTACAGGGCACAGCAGGGGTGGAGGGCTTGTTATCCTAAAAGCCAACGAAGACCCAAGAGTGAAAGCTATTGCAACGCTGGCATCAGTCTCTACATTGGGAAGTTGGCCCGAAAGTACCGTTAAACAATGGAAAAAAGATGGCGTATATTACGTTTATAACAGCAGAACCGGCCAAAACATGCCTTTGTATTATCAATTGGCAGAGGATGTTCAGAAAAACAATAAAAGGTTAGACGTACCTGCTGCTGCAAATAATTTAAAACAACCCATGTTGATAATTCATGGAAGTAATGATGAATCTGTAACTGTAAATGCTGCTTACCAGTTAAAAAAAATAAACCACCCGGCAGAACTTTTTATTATTGAAGATGCAGGACATACTTTTGGAGGATGTCATCCGTATAATGAGAAAAAGTTGCCTGAACATAGTAAAATGGCGGTTGAAAGAATTAGTGAGTTCTTTAAATGTCAGAAAATAAGAACATAA
- the smpB gene encoding SsrA-binding protein SmpB — translation MSENKNITMQKKNFNTKINIRNKRASFEYHIIDTYTAGIVLTGTEIKAIRQSEVNIRDAYCIFMDKELWVIKMHIAQYLEGSYNNHEPTRNRKLLLSKKELKKLLTKSEDKGLTVIPVRLFITDRGFAKLEIALAKGKKLYDKRQDIQVKDMKREMERGDSRQ, via the coding sequence ATGTCAGAAAATAAGAACATAACTATGCAAAAAAAAAACTTTAATACTAAAATAAACATTAGAAACAAGAGGGCTTCTTTTGAGTATCATATTATTGATACCTATACGGCAGGAATAGTATTAACGGGTACAGAGATCAAAGCAATCAGGCAGAGCGAGGTGAATATAAGAGATGCTTATTGTATTTTCATGGACAAAGAATTGTGGGTAATAAAGATGCATATTGCCCAATATCTTGAAGGTTCATATAATAACCATGAACCAACCAGGAACAGAAAACTGTTGTTATCTAAGAAAGAGTTAAAAAAATTATTAACAAAATCGGAAGATAAAGGTTTAACCGTTATTCCGGTGCGATTATTTATCACTGACAGGGGATTTGCAAAATTAGAAATTGCCTTGGCAAAAGGTAAAAAGCTTTATGATAAACGCCAGGATATTCAAGTAAAGGATATGAAAAGGGAGATGGAGCGGGGAGATAGTAGACAGTAG
- a CDS encoding NlpC/P60 family protein — protein sequence MYGICKFCLVQVRNKPDERSELVTQLLFGDVYEIIEATNDKKWYCIKISYDNYVGWIDASLHFEIYEDFYDQYLTTEHPVSYDFFVETPFVETPLMASLQMASLQKNWLEWGKDKREIFQVLAGSTLPFFSPREIPGKKIKKQGRIQKKIRENSSDFLSGPINAYGSGKTGDEPYEFEGMVLLPGKRKDIKFLIFTAMEFYGVPYLWGGKTVYGTDCSGFVQQIFKICGYKLYRDAFQQAEQGQLVSSFEDCRAGDLAFFEDNEGKISHVGIIMEDNKIIHASGQVKISKIEAKGIFNEATGGYSNLKKIKRII from the coding sequence ATGTACGGTATCTGTAAATTTTGTTTAGTTCAGGTTAGAAATAAACCTGACGAAAGGAGTGAATTGGTAACTCAACTATTATTTGGGGATGTATATGAAATTATAGAGGCAACCAATGACAAAAAATGGTACTGCATCAAAATCTCATACGACAATTATGTTGGATGGATTGATGCCAGCCTTCATTTTGAGATATATGAAGATTTTTATGACCAATACCTTACTACAGAACATCCTGTTAGTTACGATTTTTTTGTAGAGACGCCATTTGTAGAGACGCCATTAATGGCGTCTCTACAAATGGCGTCTCTACAAAAAAATTGGCTTGAGTGGGGAAAGGATAAAAGAGAAATATTTCAGGTATTAGCAGGCAGTACGCTCCCATTTTTTTCTCCCCGGGAAATACCGGGTAAAAAAATAAAGAAACAAGGCAGGATACAAAAAAAAATCCGGGAAAATTCTTCTGACTTTTTATCAGGCCCAATAAATGCATACGGAAGCGGAAAAACCGGGGATGAACCCTATGAATTTGAAGGAATGGTACTCCTTCCGGGGAAAAGAAAGGATATAAAATTTTTAATTTTTACTGCAATGGAATTTTATGGAGTTCCCTATCTATGGGGTGGTAAAACAGTATATGGTACAGATTGTTCTGGTTTTGTGCAACAAATTTTTAAAATTTGCGGCTATAAATTATATAGAGATGCATTTCAACAGGCAGAACAGGGACAGCTTGTTTCTTCTTTCGAAGATTGTAGAGCCGGTGACCTGGCATTTTTTGAAGATAATGAAGGAAAAATTTCTCATGTTGGCATTATTATGGAAGATAATAAGATCATTCATGCATCAGGCCAGGTTAAGATCAGTAAAATTGAAGCAAAAGGAATTTTCAATGAAGCAACTGGCGGATATTCAAACTTAAAAAAGATAAAACGTATTATTTAA
- a CDS encoding HNH endonuclease, with translation MNGKVLILNQDFRALTICSVQRAFLLNYLKKSELIKNFDNQFLRTVTRSYPVPSIIRLYRYVNLPYRGVMLSRQNIYRRDGHKCQYCSSRSNLTLDHVIPISKGGNSSWENLVTACKKCNARKGDFTPNESGMKLLQKPYKPSYIMFLKDFSGKIDVSWKPYL, from the coding sequence ATGAACGGCAAGGTACTTATACTCAATCAGGATTTCAGAGCGCTTACAATTTGTAGTGTCCAACGGGCTTTTTTATTGAATTATTTAAAAAAATCAGAACTAATTAAAAACTTTGATAATCAATTCCTTCGAACCGTCACAAGATCTTACCCGGTGCCCTCGATCATTCGCCTTTACAGGTACGTAAACTTACCCTATAGAGGTGTGATGCTCAGCAGGCAGAATATATACAGGCGTGACGGACATAAATGCCAGTATTGCAGTTCCAGGTCAAATCTTACCCTTGACCACGTGATACCGATCTCTAAAGGTGGAAATTCAAGCTGGGAAAATCTTGTCACGGCCTGCAAAAAGTGTAATGCAAGAAAGGGAGATTTTACCCCCAATGAAAGCGGCATGAAACTGCTGCAGAAACCATATAAACCATCATATATTATGTTCTTAAAGGATTTTTCGGGGAAAATTGATGTGAGCTGGAAACCATATTTATGA